tttctaataaagatattaattgtcTCCTACATGGAAGGTAATCGTTTTTGTTCAtgaaatattatctttttttgtcagaattcttattatttgtctgttaatgaaacatttttttgttgttgttatttttaatggccataagaataaatataatgcgTAATGAATTGATATGTTAAAATGCTCTTGATATATccaattactatattatataatatacatgtatgtatgtatgtgNNNNNNNNNNNNNNNNNNNNNNNNNNNNNNNNNNNNNNNNNNNNNNNNNNNNNNNNNNNNNNNNNNNNNNNNNNNNNNNNNNNNNNNNNGCAAGATTTGGGTTCTAAAATGTACAATGCTCAAATGAACAAATTTCAAATGTGTtgatataaaagaaatgtaaCTTTAAACAGAAATAAGTAAGTATGCTTACGTCAAGAAAAACCCTGGGTACGGcttaaaaaaaggtttacagAGAAAAAATAGTCACATGACCCATGCTTAATAATAGCACTGATCGAAAAGAAACGAAAtctaatgaagaaaaaagtagaattcTCGTTGGTGATGACCGTTTTGTCTTCGGGTCGTTTCACAAGGGTACTTTTGAGACGGACGCCATTCTCGACGCTAGCTTGTCCCACTGGTCCTTGTACGCTGTAGCTCGGCTGTCTCTGAAGTTAATTTCTCGACGACTGTTTCGCGAAGATCTTGTTCTGTGAGGGGCGATTGACCTGTTCTTTTCCCGCTTGCANNNNNNNNNNNNNNNNNNNNNNNNNNNNNNNNNNNNNNNNNNNgaatgaggaaaaggaggcaggCATNNNNNNNNNNNNNNNNNNNNNNNNNNNNNNGGGGCTTCTTTTCCTACGCCCTCATCCCTCGCCTCTCCAGGACGAAATGCCACGAATGATTCACCTGAGGAAGCTGAAGGTGGCGGCTTGGCTGGTCCTCTCTGAAAAGGTCCCAACTTCTCATCCTGTACGTATGGTActaaaataaatggtaataatacaacTCGTATTAAACAACTTAGAAAATGAGACTAAGGCCTAACATCACTGGCAATAAAAATTCAATGGCATTCACAATGGGTTCAGTCCTTAAAACGGAGTCGAAAGACATGTACAGAGTTGCTTCTCACCTCTTCAAGACTGCTAGGAGGGAAAAACTCGAGACATTCCTCCAGGACGGGAGCAGACGGCTGAGGAACCATGTCATTCATTGGTCCTGTGATGAGAAAGCGGTTTTAAATACGCTAGATTACATCACTCATCACTCCATACCAACGAGAGacacatattgatagatattacTTACTCACTATGGTGCATTCAAGGAGGACACATTGGTAACAGGGTAGGTCGTTAACATGGCATTTGCACAATAGGTTGCAGGCCCGTTCCATCTCTGATGATCTCGTCGAAGTCGGGAATCTACAACAGAGGATTTTAAATGTTTAGTGCTATTATAAATACGAGTGTTTAATGTAATGTTGAtctggaaaagatgaagaaaatatgaCTTTACGTAATGTTGATGTGGAAATCATACATGCGCCTATTCTAATGTTGTATTGCTTTGGAGAGGTTGAACTCAGGCAACTTGTGCAAGGGTCGAGNNNNNNNNNNNNNNNNNNNNNNNNNNNNNNNNNNNNNNNNNNNNNNNNNNNNGTCGAGTCGTGGAAAAGGTACTATATATAACCAGAAATTGTTTGAGGTGCCGGTTCACCTTTTTCATTCCGGGTACTTTCGGAGTATCATTTCTTCTGACGTCATCTGTTGAGGATACGAAAAAATAATATCCTCTACAGACGGAAATGTTTATACTAACAGCCActgaaaaatatgattatatttgaaTAGAAGTGAACTTTCCCTTATAATCAAACGACATTTTTGATGGATAGCTATCATTAAGGCGCGTTCATGGTCAAGATCACCCTAGTCCTTTCtctaataaaaaaacgttttttatttgagataaaagaaaacggtttaaatacaaataataaaatgagaatacCTGAATTAACTTTGTGTATATTTAGCTTACTGAAAACTGAGATATTTCATGGGCGACTCAGGATATTGCCAAAAGTTTCCTACAACCTNNNNNNNNNNNNNNNNNNNNNNNNNNNNNNNNNNNNNNNNNNNNNNNNNNNNNNNNNNNNNNNNNNNNNNNNNNNNNNNNNNNNNNNNNNNNNNNNNNNNNNNNNNNNNNNNNNNNNNNNNNNNNNNNNNNNNNNNNNNNNNNNNNNNNNNNNNNNNNNNNNNNNNNNNNNNNNNNNNNNNNNNNNNNNNNNNNNNNNNNNNNNNNNNNNNNNNNNNNNNNNNNNNNNNNNNNNNNNNNNNNNNNNNNNNNNNNNNNNNNNNNNNNNNNNNNNNNNNNNNNNNNNNNNNNNNNNNNNNNNNNNNNNNNNNNNNNNNNNNNNNNNNNNNNNNNNNNNNNNNNNNNNNNNNNNNNNNNNNNNNNNNNNNNNNNNNNNNNNNNNNNNNNNNNNNNNNNNNNNNNNNNNNNNNNNNNNNNNNNNNNNNNNNNNNNNNNNNNNNNNNNNNNNNNNNNNNNNNNNNNNNNNNNNNNNNNNNNNNNNNNNNNNNNNNNNNNNNNNNNNNNNNNNNNNNNNNNNNNNNNNNNNNNNNNNNNNNNNNNNNNNNNNNNNNNNNNNNNNNNNNNNNNNNNNNNNNNNNNNNNNNNNNNNNNNNNNNNNNNNNNNNNNNNNNNNNNNNNNNNNNNNNNNNNNNNNNNNNNNNNNNNNNNNNNNNNNNNNNNNNNNNNNNNNNNNNNNNNNNNNNNNNNNNNNNNNNNNNNNNNNNNNNNNNNNNNNNNNNNNNNNNNNNNNNNNNNNNNNNNNNNNNNNNNNNNNNNNNNNNNNNNNNNNNNNNNNNNNNNNNNNNNNNNNNNNNNNNNNNNNNNNNNNNNNNNNNNNNNNNNNNNNNNNNNNNNNNNNNNNNNNNNNNNNNNNNNNNNNNNNNNNNNNNNNNNNNNNNNNNNNNNNNNNNNNNNNNNNNNNNNNNNNNNNNNNNNNNNNNNNNNNNNNNNNNNNNNNNNNNNNNNNNNNNNNNNNNNNNNNNNNNNNNNNNNNNNNNNNNNNNNNNNNNNNNNNNNNNNNNNNNNNNNNNNNNNNNNNNNNNNNNNNNNNNNNNNNNNNNNNNNNNNNNNNNNNNNNNNNNNNNNNNNNNNNNNNNNNNNNNNNNNNNNNNNNNNNNNNNNNNNNNNNNNNNNNNNNNNNNNNNNNNNNNNNNNNNNNNNNNNNNNNNNNNNNNNNNNNNNNNNNNNNNNNNNNNNNNNNNNNNNNNNNNNNNNNNNNNNNNNNNNNNNNNNNNNNNNNNNNNNNNNNNNNNNNNNNNNNNNNNNNNNNNNNNNNNNNNNNNNNNNNNNNNNNNNNNNNNNNNNNNNNNNNNNNNNNNNNNNNNNNNNNNNNNNNNNNNNNNNNNNNNNNNNNNNNNNNNNNNNNNNNNNNNNNNNNNNNNNNNNNNNNNNNNNNNNNNNNNNNNNNNNNNNNNNNNNNNNNNNNNNNNNNNNNNNNNNNNNNNNNNNNNNNNNNNNNNNNNNNNNNNNNNNNNNNNNNNNNNNNNNNNNNNNNNNNNNNNNNNNNNNNNNNNNNNNNNNNNNNNNNNNNNNNNNNNNNNNNNNNNNNNNNNNNNNNNNNNNNNNNNNNNNNNNNNNNNNNNNNNNNNNNNNNNNNNNNNNNNNNNNNNNNNNNNNNNNNNNNNNNNNNNNNNNNNNNNNNNNNNNNNNNNNNNNNNNNNNNNNNNNNNNNNNNNNNNNNNNNNNNNNNNNNTGCTTTTACAACAGAATGCACCTTGTGGTTTGGAGTTGCCAGTTTTAGTTTATCCTTTTTAATTCTCTCGTGTGTTGTAGGTAACTAAAAGTTTACTCTTACCCCATAGCTTATCCATAGCTCGTATCTGAATATGCAATTTTATGCTCAGCTCNNNNNNNNNNNNNNNNNNNNNNNNNNNNNNNNNNGCCAAAAGGGGGTAATTCCCACAAAATTTTCTTGTTACAATATGgtcactttccccccccctttctttcctataTCTAACCTCTGTTTACACGATGAAAGACTATAACGAACGATTCAGCTAATAAGCatattgaacacaaaatgaaCTAGTTTGCTGATTAACTCTCATGGTTGACTGGTAACGTTTTCTTATACTTTGTAGGGGAGACTcatctatatttttaaagtatataactCATTACTTCTATGATGTTAGAAGAAATGGGTAAAAGCATTCCTTGGTAGTATAGTGGATAGTATCTCCGTACTATCTGTAGGCACTGCAATTCTGATTAAATGGCGTCAAGAGATAAAGTCATCAGCAGTTTGTTCTTTGTCATCAATGGAAAAAGTTCTTTTTAAAACTCGTATCCACACACGATAATTTTTCGTATCAAAACCTCCTAGCCACAGCATTCTGACAGTAAGAACCTGTGGCCTTTAATGCACCCAACAGATGGGAGGAAGTGTAGAATATCATCATACAGTACTTTTAGCAGTCGTGTTTACCTTGTGTTCACCTCACCCATAAACGAGCAAAGTGCAAGGTTAAGCCACTGAAATGCATGNNNNNNNNNNNNNNNNNNNNNNNNNNNNNNNNNNNNNNNNNNNNNNNNNNNNNNNNNNNGTGGAACGGGTAAGATATTAGATTACAGATTTTTTCGTTTCTATGTTTAAACATTTTGCTTCAAACACTATACAGCACATTTCACTAAACTGCTTAAGCTTTATGATTTCAATTTCTTGTATAGCATCCTCATCTTGAAAAACATCCTACGAAATATTCCACATCTTCAGGAACTCGAACTCGTTCAGAGATGTCTTTATCTGTGGATACgaaaattatttctctctctctctctcNNNNNNNNNNNNNNNNNNNNNNNNNNNNNNNNNNNNNNNNNNNNNNNNNNNNNNNNNNNNNNNNNNNNNNNNNNNNNNNNNNNNNNNNNNNNNNNNNNNNNNNNNNNNNNNNNNNNNNNNNNNNNNNNNNNNNNNNNNNNNNNNNNNNNNTGGCCCNNNNNNNNNNNNNNNNNNNNNNNNNNNNNNNNNNNNNNNNNNNNNNNNNNNNNNNNNNNNNNNNNNNNNNNNNNNNNNNNNNNNNNNNNNNNNNNNNNNNNNNNNNNNNNNNNNNNNNNNNNNNNNNNNNNNNNNNNNNNNNNNNNNNNNNNNNNNNNNNNNNNNNNNNNNNNNNNNNNNNNNNNNNNNNNNNNNNNAGANNNNNNNNNNNNNNNNNNNNNNNNNNNNNNNNNNNNNNNNNNNNNNNNNNNNNNNNNNNNNNNNNNNNNNNNNNNNNNNNNNNNNNNNNNNNNNNNNNNNNNNNNNNNNNNNNNNNNNNNNNNNNNNNNNNNNNNNNNNNNNNNNNNNNNNNNNNNNNNNNNNNNNNNNNNNNNNNNNNNNNNNNNNNNNNNNNNNNNNNNNNNNNNNNNNNNNNNNNNNNNNNNNNNNNNNNNNNNNNNNNNNNNNNNNNNNNNNNNNNNNNNNNNNNNNNNNNNNNNNNNNNNNNNNNNNNNNNNNNNNNNNNNNNNNNNNNNNNNNNNNNNNNNNNNNNNNNNNNNNNNNNNNNNNNNNNNNNNNNNNNNNNNNNNNNNNNNNNNNNNNNNNNNNNNNNNNNNNNNNNNNNNNNNNNNNNNNNNNNNNNNNNNNNNNNNNNNNNNNNNNNNNNNNNNNNNNNNNNNNNNNNNNNNNNNNNNNNNNNNNNNNNNNNNNNNNNNNNNNNNNNNNNNNNNNNNNNNNNNNNNNNNNNNNNNNNNNNNNNNNNNNNNNNNNNNNNNNNNNNNNNNNNNNNNNNNNNNNNNNNNNNNNNNNNNNNNNNNNNNNNNNNNNNNNNNNNNNNNNNNNNNNNNNNNNNNNNNNNNNNNNNNNNNNNNNNNNNNNNNNNNNNNNNNNNNNNNNNNNNNNNNNNNNNNNNNNNNNNNNNNNNNNNNNNNNNNNNNNNNNNNNNNNNNNNNNNNNNNNNNNNNNNNNNNNNNNNNNNNNNNNNNNGACGAATgcttcgttcgtttgagatttgacGAATGCTTTTACAACGGGAATATATATAGCACATTGTGGTTTGGAGTTGCCGgtttttgttttatcctttttaattCTCTCGTGTGTTGTAGGTAACTAAACATTTACTCTGCATGCACGATATATGTAGTAATCTTACCTCATAGCTTATCCATAGCTCGTATCTGAATATGCAGCTTTATGCTCAgctcaaaaatgaaaacaaaagataaaggagaaacaagccaaatagggaaagggaaaagggggatttccACGTAATCTTTTTGttgcatgttttccttttctttcctaaaTCTAACTGACTATATGCATTCCtccgttttcttattctttgaAGGGCAGACCcatctatatttttaaagtttataacTCATTTCTTCTATGCTATTACGTCCATTTGTTGACGCTTGATTAACGTCTTTCGTGGTTAGCTGAGTTTAGTTCNNNNNNNNNNNNNNNNNNNNNNNNNNNNNNNNNNNNNNNNNNNNNNNNNNNNNNNNNNNNNNNNNNNNNNNNNNNNNNNNNNNNNNNNNNNNNNNNNNNNNNNNNNNNNNNNNNNNNNNNNNNNNNNNNNNNNNNNNNNNNNNNNNNNNNNNNNNNNNNNNNNNNNNNNNNNNNNNNNNNNNNNNNNNNNNNNNNNNNNNNNNNNNNNNNNNNNTTTAGTATCAATATTCAAAGAAAACATTTCTTGAATGTATAACTAATGTATTGCTTTAAATTCAGAGTGCAGGGAGGGTATACATCGAAGTATATGAaatgtaaatatgttttattgtatGCTATCATTCATATACAATGCATTTTAGTGATATCAAATCTAATACTTTCCCATGACAAGTATACTGAAACTTACGCGTTTAACTCGTCACAGTTTCTTTAAACTATAGTNNNNNNNNNNNNNNNNNNNNNNNNNNNNNNNNNNNNNNNNNNNNNNNNNNNNNNNNNNNNNNNNNNNNNNNNNNNNNNNNNNNNNNNNNNNNNNNNNNNNNNNNNNNNNNNNNNNNNNNNNNNNNNNNNNNNNNNNNNNNNNNNNNNNNNNNNNNNNNNNNNNNNNNNNNNNNNNNNNNNNNNNNNNNNNNNNNNNNNNNNNNNNNNNNNNNNNNNNNNNNNNNNNNNNNNNNNNNNNNNNNNNNNNNNNNNNNNNNNNNNNNNNNNNNNNNNNNNNNNNNNNNNNNNNNNNNNNNNNNNNNNNNNNNNNNNNNNNNNNNNNNNNNNNNNNNNNNNNNNNNNNNNNNNNNNNNNNNNNNNNNNNNNNNNNNNNNNNNNNNNNNNNNNNNNNNNNNNNNNNNNNNNNNNNNNNNNNNNNNNNNNNNNNNNNNNNNNNNNNNNNNNNNNNNNNNNNNNNNNNNNNNNNNNNNNNNNNNNNNNNNNNNNNNNNNNNNNNNNNNNNNNNNNNNNNNNNNNNNNNNNNNNNNNNNNNNNNNNNNNNNNNNNNNNNNNNNNNNNNNNNNNNNNNNNNNNNNNNNNNNNNNNNNNNNNNNNNNNNNNNNNNNNNNNNNNNNNNNNNNNNNNNNNNNNNNNNNNNNNNNNNNNNNNNNNNNNNNNNNNNNNNNNNNNNNNNNNNNNNNNNNNNNNNNNNNNNNNNNNNNNNNNNNNNNNNNNNNNNNNNNNNNNNNNNNNNNNNNNNNNNNNNNNNNNNNNNNNNNNNNNNNNNNNNNNNNNNNNNNNNNNNNNNNNNNNNNNNNNNNNNNNNNNNNNNNNNNNNNNNNNNNNNNNNNNNNNNNNNNNNNNNNNNNNNNNNNNNNNNNNNNNNNNNNNNNNNNNNNNNNNNNNNNNNNNNNNNNNNNNNNNNNNNNNNNNNNNNNNNNNNNNNNNNNNNNNNNNNNNNNNNNNNNNNNNNNNNNNNNNNNNNNNNNNNNNNNNNNNNNNNNNNNNNNNNNNNNNNNNNNNNNNNNNNNNNNNNNNNNNNNNNNNNNNNNNNNNNNNNNNNNNNNNNNNNNNNNNNNNNNNNNNNNNNNNNNNNNNNNNNNNNNNNNNNNNNNNNNNNNNNNNNNNNNNNNNNNNNNNNNNNNNNNNNNNNNNNNNNNNNNNNNNNNNNNNNNNNNNNNNNNNNNNNNNNNNNNNNNNNNNNNNATCAACCACAACCAGGTACGTCGGGTCTGAAAAATGCGTGGAAACTAAGTGTGAAACGTTAGTCTCCCCTTTAGATAGCCACAACAGTAAAGCTCAATTATGAGGGCATGAACTATGAGCTGTGTATATTCTGTATTAAGAGAATTTTTTAGCAGtatgactatttttatttttttttgttagtatggAATATGGACATATTTTTACAGTAGTTACTTATAAAAGAGTGTACGTTTTTTATAAGCCAATTATGTTTGTTTTCATAGAAAACCTTTCCTTAACGGGGTAACCATAACAAAATATAACCTAGTTCGCACGAAGGGAAAATGTCATATGCTTACACTACATATTAGCCTCAATATTACTATGTATCAGAGTTtgaatatcaaattattatttgttacaatGTGATATCAATGATGCATGATATTAATCGTGAAGATTTACTGGACGGgcttgattttggaaaaaaacgtAATAGTGTGTGTNNNNNNNNNNNNNNNNNNNNNNNNNNNNNNNNNNNNNNNNNNNNNNNNNNNNNNNNNNNNNNNNNNNNNNNNNNNNNNNNNNNNNNNNNNNNNNNNNNNNNNNNNNNNNNNNNNNNNNNNNNNNNNNNNNNNNNNNNNNNNNNNNNNNNNNNNNNNNNNNNNNNNNNNNNNNNNNNNNNNNNNNNNNNgtgtgtgtatacatataatgactTAAGAAGGGGAATATTAGGAAGAGAGACTGCGGTTGTTAAAGGACCCACTTCTCTCACTGGAAGTTTTGTGTTCATCCCTTGCAAAGCGTGCGGTTGTTGAAAAATGCACTGCTGNNNNNNNNNNNNNNNNNAAGTAAGGACATATNNNNNNNNNNNNNNNNNNNNNNNNNNNNNNNNNNNNNNNNNNNNNNNNNNNNNNNNNNNNNNNNNNNNNNNNNNNNNNNNNNNNNNNNNNNNNNNNNNNNNNNNNNNNNNNNNNNNNNNNNNNNNNNNNNNNNNNNNNNNNNNNNNNNNNNNNNNNNNNNNNNNNNNNNNNNNNNNNNNNNNNNNNNNNNNNNNNNNNNNNNNNNNNNNNNNNNNNNNNNNATACCAGTTCTGTTAtaggtttatgtttattttggatttacaggttggtccactcac
This region of Penaeus monodon isolate SGIC_2016 chromosome 27, NSTDA_Pmon_1, whole genome shotgun sequence genomic DNA includes:
- the LOC119590368 gene encoding uncharacterized protein LOC119590368 (The sequence of the model RefSeq protein was modified relative to this genomic sequence to represent the inferred CDS: added 97 bases not found in genome assembly) yields the protein MERACNLLCKCHVNDLPCYQCVLLECTIVRPMNDMVPQPSAPVLEECLEFFPPSSLEERGPAKPPPSASSGESFVAFRPGEARDEGVGKEAPGGRRGGGGRRCLPPFPHSPPPLSLPRPFLLPSCKREKNRSIAPHRTRSSRNSRREINFRDSRATAYKDQWDKLASRMASVSKVPL